The Micromonospora sp. Llam0 genome includes a window with the following:
- a CDS encoding pyridoxal phosphate-dependent aminotransferase translates to MTTMPPAFRIAELRRCSRRPALAPAPPGAVSLAMGEPDLPTPAPVIEAAAAALRRGETHYADQRGLRQLRAALASRLPARPGRPWTAEDVVVTHGATAALAAVVLAMIGPGDRVVIPEPAYSLYADLVVLAGGTVDFVPLAPDLHWDLDALASALPGAAMIIFSNPSNPTGIVHREDELDALGKLLDGSDTLVVSDEAYHRLVYPAHAQTSALEIASLRDRTAYVQTFSKTYAMTGWRVGYLAGPREVVDAAAHVHRTFNGSVNTAVQHAALAALELPDTVVDAMVNTYGRRRETVVAKLSGVPGVHLVPPEGAFYGFLRYDADLPSEVVARELAERKVMVRAGAEYGPSGEGYVRISFAASDDDLRTGLDRIVSHLRGACF, encoded by the coding sequence ATGACCACCATGCCGCCCGCCTTCCGGATCGCGGAGCTGCGCCGCTGCTCGCGACGTCCGGCCCTCGCACCGGCGCCGCCGGGCGCCGTATCGCTGGCCATGGGTGAGCCGGATCTCCCGACGCCGGCACCGGTGATCGAGGCCGCGGCGGCCGCCTTGCGCCGGGGGGAGACCCACTACGCCGACCAGCGGGGCCTGCGGCAGCTGCGCGCCGCGCTCGCTTCCCGGCTGCCGGCGCGTCCGGGCCGGCCGTGGACCGCGGAGGACGTCGTGGTCACCCATGGCGCCACCGCGGCGCTGGCGGCCGTCGTGCTGGCGATGATCGGCCCCGGCGACCGCGTCGTCATACCGGAGCCTGCCTACTCTCTCTACGCCGACCTGGTCGTCCTTGCCGGGGGAACCGTGGATTTCGTCCCGCTTGCCCCGGACCTCCATTGGGACCTAGACGCGCTGGCCTCCGCACTTCCCGGCGCCGCGATGATCATCTTCTCGAATCCGTCCAACCCGACCGGCATCGTGCACCGCGAGGATGAGCTCGATGCCCTCGGGAAGCTCCTCGACGGCTCCGACACCCTGGTCGTCAGCGACGAGGCGTACCACCGGCTGGTCTACCCCGCGCATGCGCAGACCTCCGCGCTGGAGATCGCCTCGCTGCGGGACCGGACGGCGTACGTGCAGACGTTCTCCAAGACGTACGCGATGACGGGCTGGCGGGTGGGGTACCTGGCGGGGCCGCGGGAGGTGGTGGACGCGGCGGCGCACGTGCACCGCACCTTCAACGGCTCGGTGAACACGGCGGTCCAGCATGCGGCCCTCGCCGCACTCGAGCTGCCCGACACCGTCGTCGATGCCATGGTCAACACGTACGGGCGGCGCCGCGAGACCGTGGTGGCGAAGCTCTCTGGCGTTCCCGGCGTGCACCTGGTTCCGCCGGAGGGAGCGTTCTACGGGTTCCTCCGCTACGACGCCGACCTGCCCTCCGAGGTGGTCGCCCGGGAGCTCGCTGAGCGGAAGGTGATGGTGCGGGCCGGCGCCGAGTACGGCCCGTCGGGCGAGGGGTACGTCCGGATCTCGTTCGCGGCATCCGATGACGACCTGCGAACCGGGCTGGACCGTATCGTCTCCCATCTCCGCGGTGCGTGCTTCTGA
- a CDS encoding TetR/AcrR family transcriptional regulator: MSDQQVSPRGGRKPRSDTRRNHRQLLKAVGELAREAPDQLTMQAVASRAEIGPATAYRYYSSLDDVLAAYVLSVVEQLRDFSATSTAKGRPLFDSVVNKWVDLLAEHGPALVQLRSRLGYLERLRSGNAIIVALRDAWSEPVRGLLDDIGLPDTMVEYALFLANMMFDPREIQDLLRQTEMSRQEIITRLTEAYGGAVRGWARAG, encoded by the coding sequence ATGTCCGATCAGCAGGTCTCGCCACGTGGGGGACGCAAGCCACGGAGTGACACCCGCCGCAACCATCGGCAGCTGCTGAAGGCCGTCGGTGAGCTTGCCCGGGAGGCTCCCGATCAGCTCACCATGCAGGCCGTCGCATCCCGGGCGGAGATCGGGCCGGCCACCGCCTACCGCTACTACTCCTCGCTGGACGACGTGCTCGCGGCTTACGTACTCAGCGTCGTCGAGCAGCTCCGCGACTTCAGCGCGACGTCGACGGCGAAAGGGCGGCCGCTGTTCGACTCGGTCGTGAACAAGTGGGTGGATCTGCTGGCCGAGCACGGCCCGGCGTTGGTGCAGCTTCGGTCCCGGCTGGGCTACCTGGAGCGGCTCAGGAGCGGGAACGCGATCATCGTGGCCCTGCGGGATGCCTGGAGTGAGCCGGTGCGGGGGCTGCTCGACGACATCGGCCTCCCGGACACGATGGTCGAATACGCGCTGTTTCTGGCCAACATGATGTTCGATCCGCGGGAGATCCAGGACCTGCTGCGGCAGACGGAGATGTCGCGCCAGGAAATCATCACGCGGCTGACCGAGGCGTACGGCGGCGCCGTACGCGGGTGGGCGCGCGCGGGCTGA